The nucleotide window GGCGGCGATGGCCCTGTCGATCGCCGACCGGGGCTACGTGCTCGAAGAAGGCCGGGTGACGGTGAGCGGCCCGGCGAGCGAGCTCGCCGGCGACGCTCGGCTCGCGGCGGCCTACCTCGGCGGTGCGCACGAGGCGGGAGCCGCGGCATGACGGCGCGCGAGTCGGTGCCCCCGGCTCCGCCCACCTGCGCCACCGGGCGCGCGGGTCTTGTCACGAGCCCGCACACGCTGGCGAGCGCCGCCGGCCGCGACGTATTGCGTCAAGGCGGCAATGCCATCGAAGCGGGCATCGCCATCGCAGCGATGCTGTGCGTGACGATGCCGCACTTCACCGGGCTGGGCGGCGACGGCTTCTGGCTCCTGGCCCGCGGCGAGCCCGGCGACGTCGGCGATGACACACCGCTGGCCATCTCCGGCATCGGGCAGGCGGCGCGGCACGTGCCGCAGGCACTGCGCGACGGCGGGGCCATTCCCTCGCGCGGGCCCGGCTCGGCGTTGACGACGGCGGCCACGGTCGCGGCATGGGAAGCGGCGTACCGCGTCAGTCGGGAACAATGGGGCGGCACCCTGTCGTGGGCATCGCTGCTGGCGCCGGCCATTGCCGCCGCCGAGGACGGCTTCCCGACCAGCGCCTCGCAGGATTTCTGGTACGCGTACCGCGCCGAGGAGATGCGCGACGCTTCGACCTGGCAGGGCTTCGCGCGCGAGTTCCTGCCGGATGGCCGCGCACCGGCGGTTGGCGAACGTTTCCGGCAGCCGGCATTGGCGTGGACGCTGCGGCGGCTGGCAGACGGCGGCCCCCGGGAGTTCTACGAGGGTGAGCTGGCCACGCGTCTGGCCGATGGATTGCATGCGGCGGGCTCGCCGATCACACGCGACGATCTCGCGGCCACACGCGTGCATCTCACTCCCGCGCTGACGCTGCCATACGGCGACGGAGTGCTGGCGACGTTGCCGCCGCCAACGCAAGGCGTGACGACGCTGCAGATCATGGGAATCCTGGCACGCCTGGGGCTGAAGGACTGCGCGCACGGCAGCGCGACGTATTACCACCGCTTGATCGAGGCCGTGAAACAGGCGTTCATCGCGCGCGATCGCTACGTCGCCGATCCGGCGTTCGTCGATGTGCCGGTGGCGACGATGCTATCGGATCGGTATCTGCGCGAAGCGGCGTCTCGCATCGACGACCGGGTGGCGCTCGACTGGCCGCATCGCTTTCAGGAGGGCGACACGGTGTACTTCGCTGCCACGGACGCGGCCGGTCGGGCGATCAGCGTGCTGCAAACGATCTACTTCGACTGGGGCAGCGGCGTGATGGCCGGCGACACCGGCGTGTTGTGGCACAACCGAGGCGCGGCGTTCCGGCCCGCGGGCAGTGCGCATCCCAATGCGCTGGTGCCCGGCAAGCGGCCCTTTCACACGCTCAATCCCGGCATGTACCTGCGGGCGGGGCGGGCGCGATTGCTGTATGGCACGCAGGGCGCGGACGGACAGCCGCAAACGCTGAGCGCGCTGCTCACGCGCCTGATTGACTATGGCATGCCGCCGCACGAGGCGTTGTCGTATCCGCGCTTCCTGCTGGGGAGGACATTCTCCGACAGTCGCGACAATCTGAAGCTGGAGCGCGATGCCGGGGAAGCCGTGTTCGCGTCGCTCGCCGAACGAGGTCATGCGGTGGCGCCGCTGCCGCCGCACAGCCCCCTGGCCGGTCAGGCGGGTGTCATCGCCATCGCCGACGACGGTCTAGCCAGCGGCGCGCACGACCCGCGCAGCGACGGCGCGGCAATGGCGGCGTAGTCGGCGTAGTCGGCGTAGTCGGCGGACTCGACGAACGGTGGCGCGGCGACGCCCCTGTCGACGTCGCGCCTACCGGTCGCGCCACGCTCAGCGCAGATAGGACGCGTCGTCGATCGCCGGAATCGCCTTGAAGGCCGGCTTTGCAAAGAAGTAGCCCTGCATCAGGCTCACGCCATGCGCGATGAAGAAATCGCGCTCGCCGCGGGTTTCGATACCCTCCGCGACGACTTTGATGCCCAGGTCGTGACACATGGAAATGACATTCCGAACGATTCGCTGGCGCACGGTGTCCGTGTCGATGCCGCGCAGCAGTTCCATATCCAGCTTGATGATGTCGGGCTGGAAGTCCACCAGGAGCGAAAGCCCCGAGTATCCGGCGCCGAAGTCATCGATTGCCGTCAGGAACCCGTATTCCTTGTAGGCTCTGAAAATATGGACCAGGTGAGTACGGTCGGCCAGATGCTCTCCTTCGACCGTCTCGAAGATGATCCGCTCGAGCGGGAAATGGTTTGCCTGCGCGGCGTCCAGCGTGCTCCTTATGCAGACCTCCGGTCGGTAGACGGCGTTCGGCATGAAGTTGATGGACAGAAACGCGTCGAGCCCCAACGCCGCCGCGCGGGCAATTGCCGTTTGTCGGCAGTACTGGTCGAACTGGTATTTCGCGGCATCGTCGATCTGCGAGAGCACGGAATATGCCGATTCCCCGTTGGCACCCCGCACCAGGGCTTCGCATGCGAACACAGCCCGGGTGTCGACGTCGACGATGGGCTGAAAGGCGAAATCTATCTCGACCGGCAACGGCGCCGTGTTCCGGCATCCGGCGCAACTTGCCGATTGCGCGGCCGCCTCGTCGTGGCTGTGAATCTTGAAAGCATTCATCTTTCTTCCGGCTGCGTCTATGGGTTGGTTGAGTCTGCAAACGTTGCGGCCGTGGCCGGACGATCGCTACGTCGACACCGCGTTGCCGGATTCACCGACAACATTCGCGGCATCTTCCGTCGGCACGACGAAGCCGCGGACACAGTTTCGACCGGCTTGCTTCGCGTCATACAGCGCATGATCGGCGGCAGCCAGCAAGTCCTGGAGCGTCTGGTTCTCATCTTCCAGACTGGCGACCCCAAGGCTGATCGTCGCATTCAATTGCCCCACCGCCGTTTCGATCGCCGCCTGCTCGACGGCGACGCGCAGTCGCTCCGCGACCGCCATTGCCTCTTGCGCGGTTGTCGACGGGAGCAGCAAGATAAACTCTTCCCCGCCGAGCCGGGCGACAATGTCCGATCGCCGCAGAAGCGCCCGTGCCTCGTCCGTGATCCGCTTCAGGACCTCGTCGCCGGCCTGATGCCCGGCATTGTCATTGATCTGCTTGAAGTGATCCGCGTCCAGCATCACCAGTGACAATGTACGACCGTTTCGCTTTGACCGGGCGACTTCGGATTCCCCGATCTCGAAGAAGTGCGCACGGTTGGTCACGCCGGTCAGATGGTCCGTCGTCAAGAGGCGCGCGAGATTGTCGCTGTGGATCTTCCGCTCCGTGATGTCCCTGAGCACGGCGGAATATCCCGATATCTCCCCGTCCTCCTCACGCAGCACCGCAACGAGCAGTTGCCCCCAATAGCGCCGTCCGGATCTTGTCTTGCACCAGAACTCCTCCACGTGCCAACCGTCGTCGCGCGTGAGCGCCATATGTTCTGGCGAACGGTGCAGGACAATCTCGTCGTCGGCGTAAAAGCGCGACAGCATGTGCCCGATCACGTCGGCGGCTTCATAGCCCGTCAGACGCTCGATCGACGGGTTCCAGGTGTCGATGCAGCCCTGCGCATCGAGCGTAAAGTACGCGAAATCGTTGACGCTCGTATAGATGCCCGCAAGCCATGACTCGGTCTGTCGCGCCCGACGCTCGGCGGCGACCTGGCGTGAGATGTCCGTCAGCACCATCATCAGCACGTCCGCGCTCACCTTAATGATGGAACATGCCAGCACGACGGCGTCGTCCTTGGCCGGCGTGACGAAAATCCGGTGATTCTCGCAAACCGGCCCGCGCTCGGCCTCGAAACTGGCCACCAGATTGCGAAGCTCCGGCGCGACGGATGCCAGGCTGTCGAAGATGTTCTCGATGCTCCCGCCTCTCACCAGCGGCATGAGCAGCTGCGCGGCAAGCGGGTTCATCATGTCGACAGCGCCGGATTTGTCGCTGCGGACAATCCCGACCGGCGACAGATACATGAACGACAGCAAGGCTTCGTACTCGGACTCGAGGTCGTAGTTGTCCGTATTCGGTGCATTCACTGGCCCGTCCTCCGCTCGATGAGGACATAACGCGTCGCGCAATGCGCGCTTTTGAGCAACCGCAAACGCACCGGCGTCGGGCGCATGCGCAGCGTCAGGACATACGGAATGATCTCGTCCAGTTCGGACGCATCGTCAAAGCGTTGCGCAACCATGAAGTTGTTCATGCAAGGCGCGACCTCTTCGAAAAAATGCTTACCCAATACGCGTTGCGGGCTCAATCCGGCATTTTTCGACTCCGTGGCGTTGTATGTCGTCACCATCGCGTCCGAGGTGAACCCGATCACGCCGAACGGCAACGCATCCATCCCCTGAGCATCCAGCTTTTCGAGTGCGGTGATCTGCACGTCTTCAAATTCACTGTCCACACTTCCCCCACATGGCATGACTTCACCAGGTCCGGATATTCGACCCTTCAGTCGACCGTTATGCAATCCGGGTCCTGCGCGAACACCGCACCAGCGGAATGTCGGCGCAGAACCCCACATATCGGGTTATCGGCGTGTGCAGACGAAACTTTAGGCTGGCCCGTCCCGCAAGCAGTTGTTCGCCCAATGATCGACACCGTTGTCAGCGACTCCCCTCTGACGATGCCTTGCCTCTCCGGATAAACCTCACGTTGTGCTTCAACATATATTATGGATACCGAAACTTAAGGGTGAATCGCCGCCAATTCCCGCAACACGAGAATGCGCAAAGACGCGTCGCTCGACAGACCTTCGACCGCGAGTTCAGAGTTGGCGAGCTGCGTCCACCTGAGCGACTGCCGCCGCCATCTGCGCCGCCGCCTCCTGCAGGGGTGGCACGAATCGCCGCACGGCCTCGGCCGGGCTCACTGCCTGGTCGAGATAGATCACGTTCAGGCTCGCCAACACACGCCCCTGCGACGCAACGGCAACCGCCACCGCACCGATCTTGCGCTGGTCGAGCCAGTCGCCATGATTGGAGCCGAAGCCGTTCTCTCGCGTCTGGCGCACGAGATTGCGAATGAACGCATCGTCGCTGGCAAAGCGTTGCTGCAACTCCCCGCCCGCGCCCGTGCGCAGCAAATCGAGAATGTCCTCGCGCTCGGCCTCGGGACACATGCCGAAGTACGCGCGCCCGGCAGCCGTAAACAGCATGGGCAGGCGTCGACCGACCATGGCGCGGTGAAAGGACAAGGGACTGAAACGATGCGTCGTCTCGCGAATGATCATGGCGTCGCCGTCCGGCGTGGTCAGATCCGAGGGCCACACCACCCGCTGCATCAACTGCCCCATGATCGGCGGCGCGATCGTCGCGATGCGCTCGTCATCCGTGAAACCCTCGCTGAGCGAGCGCACCGCGAGCGCCAGGCGGAAGGTGTCGTCGGACGTGCTGCGCCGCACGAATCCGTCTTCCAGCAACGTCTCCAGCAGTCGCCGCACGGTGGTGCGATGGAGCCCGGTCGCCTCGCTCAGTTGTTGCGGCGTCGCACGTCCGCGCTCCATCGCGTTGAGCGCCCGGAGCACCAGCAGGCCGCGCGACAGCCCCCGTACATTCGGATATTTGCTCATTAAATAGTTTTTAAAATCAACGATGTGCATTCTATGCACATTTCGGCGAAATTGTTGAGCGCTTTTTGTCAGCTGCCTAGACTCATCGAAAAATCAGAGAGCTAGTGGAGACACCCTCCTTTCCGTGCGGACGAGCATGACCGAACACGCGTCGCTCGACGGCCGGCCCCAGCCCGACGATTAGCGGACGACACGAGCCGCGATTGAATCAACGAACGCAGTACGCCATTCGAACGCGCCAGCCCGGCGCGCGGGGCGCGCTCGCGCTCAAAAAACAGGAGCGAGACACATGAGTGCATTCGTCAATGCCGCCAATGCCGCCAATACCGCGGCCGACACCACGCCCGACATCACGACGGACGTGGCCATCGTCGGCGCCGGACCGGTCGGGCTGATGATCGCCAACATCCTCGGCTTGCAGGGCGTGCGCGTCACGATCGTCGAGAAACTCGACCAACTCATCGATTACCCGCGAGCCATCGGCCTGGACGACGAGGCCCTGCGGGTGTTCCAGGCGGTCGGCCTGGCCGACGCGCTGCTTCCGCACACCACCCCCGATCACTGGATGCGGTTCCTCACCAGCGACGGCCATTGCTTCGCGTCGATCGAGCCGCGGACCGACGAGTTCGGCTGGTCGCGCCGCAACGCATTCATCCAGCCGCTCGCGGACCGGGTGTTGTTCGAGGGACTCGAGCGCTTCGCTCATGTGGACGTGTGCTTCGGCCACGGCGTCGAGGCGCTCGCGCAAGACGCTCGGGGCGTGACGCTGACCACACGAACGAACGATGGCGACGTTCGCACGATTCGCGCGGCGTACGTTGTGGGCGCCGACGGCGGCAACAGCATGATTCGCCGCCTGCTTCAGGTGCCGTTCGAAGGGCGCACGAAGCCCAACCAGTGGATCGTGGTCGACGTGCGCAACGACCCGGTGGGTGCCCCCCACGTCTACATGCATTGCGATCACGAGCGCCCTTATGTTTCGGCGGCCCTGCCGCACGGCATTCGCCGCTTCGAGTTCATGGTCATGCCGGGCGAGACCGAGGAAGAACTCTCCCGGCCCGAGAACATGGCCGCACTGATTCGCAAGGTAGTCACGCACCCGGACCGTGTCGATTACATCCGCAAGCGCGTCTACACGCACAACGCGCGACTGGCGGAAACGTTCCGCGTGGATCGCGTGCTGCTGGCGGGCGACGCGGCACACATCATGCCCGTCTGGCAGGGCCAGGGCTACAACAGCGGCATTCGCGACGCCAACAACCTTGGCTGGAAGCTCGCGATGGTGGTCAAGGGGCAGAGTCTGCCGGACCTGCTCGATACCTACACCGCCGAGCGACGGCCGCATGCGCGCTCGATGATCCATCTGTCCGAGGTCGCGGGCGACATCTTCGCGCCGACGACGCGCTTCGGCGTGCGCTTTCGCGACGCGTTCGTGCGCAGCTTCACCCTGTTTCCGTCGGTCAAGCGCTACTTCGTGGAGATGCGCTTCAAGCCGATGCCGCGCTACGAATCGGGAGTGGTGCTGCTTCCGCCCGCGAAATCGACCGGCGGCTGGCTGGCCCGTTTGCTGAAGCGTTCGGGCAATTCGGCGCCGGGCCGTCTGCTGGGCCTGATGAGCGAGAAGCGGGATTCGTGGCTTGGGCGCTGCGTATATGGCCGCGACCCGTTCGCCAGTTCACCGGTCGGCCGCCTGTTCATTCAGCCCAGGGTGCGCACGGCGACGGGCGAGGTCCAGCGTCTGGACGACGTGATCGGCAATCACTTTGTCGTGCTCGGCTGGGGGTCCGATCCGACATTCGGCCTGACGCCGCGTGCGCGCGCTGTCGCCGAGAAGCTGGGCGTGCGCTTCGTGCTGGCCAAGCCCGACGTGCAGATGGCGCATACCGACGACGTGCCGCAGGGCGTGATCGCGATCGGCGATCCGCACAACCGCCTCAAGGACTGGTTCGGCGCGCGTTCGCAATCCGTGGTGCTGCTGCGCCCCGATCGCTTCATCGCGGGAGTCTGCGCACCTCAGGAAGTGTCGGACACCCTGATCGAACTGGCGGGCAAGGTGGCGCTCGCCGACATCGCCATGCCCCAGCCAACGCCACTGCGCGCGCCAACGAACCACGCCGGGGCCGTCGTGCGGCCACAGCAACGCGTTGCCGGAGCCTGAGCGATGCCGATTCATCTCGAATGTATTTCGCATACGCCGTTGCATGGCTACTTCGATCCTCCCGACGAGGTCGTGTCGGAAGTGAAGCGGGTGCAGGCGCAGGCACGCGAGCGCGTGCGCGCGTTCGATCCCGAGCTGGTCATCGTATTCGCGCCGGATCACTTCAACGGCTTCTTCTATGACGTGATGCCACCGTTCTGCATCGGCGCGGCGGCTACCGCTATCGGAGATTTCAACAGTCTGGCCGGCGAGTTGCCGGTACCGTCGGATATCGCGCATGCGCTCGCGGAGCACGTACTGGCGTCGGAGGTCGATGTCTCGCTGTCGTACCGCATGCAGGTCGATCACGGGTGCGCCTATGCCCTGGAAGTGCTCGCGGGCGGACTCGATGCCTACCCGGTCGTGCCGGTGTTCATCAACTCCGTGGCACCGCCGATGGCGACGCTGCGTCGCTCGCGCCTGCTGGGAGACGCCATCGGCCGTTACCTGGCGCGCACGAACAAGCGCGTGCTGGTCGTAGGGTCGGGTGGCATCTCGCATGAGCCCCCTGTGCCCGAGTTGATCGGCGCGACGGAGGAAGTCGCCGAGCGCCTGATCGCCGGTCGCAATCCGTCTGCCGAGTCGCGCGCCGCGCGTCAGGCGCGCACGGTGGCCGCCGCCGAAGCGTTCACGGCGGGCAAGAGCCATCTGCATCCGCTCAATCCGCAGTGGGACCGCGCGTTCCTCGACGTGCTCGCCAGTGGGAATCTGAACGCCGTCGACGACATCAGCAACGACGCGATCACGCGCGAGGGTGGCAAGTCGGCTCACGAAATCCGCACGTGGGTCGCCGCATTCGCGGCACTCGCCGCTTACGGCGAATACGGCGCGTCGCTCGATTACTACCGTGCGATTCCCGAGTGGATCGCCGGCTTTGCCGCAATGCATGCCGCGCCGCAAACGTCACTGGCCGTCGCGGCCTGATAAAAGGAGTTTTCGATGTCGGGTTCCCCGCTGATTCAAACCCTCGCCGAGCGTCTTCGCCATGCCGAGGCCACGCGTGCGCCCATCGCGCCGGTTCGCGGCGAGATCGCCCCCGACGACATGGCGAGCGCCTATGCCGTGCAGCAGTGCAACGTCGACGCGCGCGTGGCCGCGGGCGAGCGCATCGTCGGCCGGAAAATCGGCCTGACGTCTCTCGCGGTGCAGCGTCAACTCGGCGTGGACCAGCCGGACTTTGGCGCGCTGTTTGCCGGCATGGCCTACGGCGACGCACAACCGATGCCGCTCGCGAGCCTCATCCAACCCAAGGTCGAGGCCGAGATCGCGCTTGTGATCGAGCGCGATCTCACGTGCGAGAAGCACACGTTCGCCGACATTCTGCGCGCCACCGCCTATGCGGTCGCCGCCGTGGAAGTCGTCGACAGTCGCATCGAGCAATGGAATATCCGCTTCGTCGACACCGTGGCCGACAACGCGTCGAGCGCGATGTTCGTGCTGGGCAGCCGGCCCGTCCCACTCGCCGACATCGACCTGACGGCCTGCGAGATGACACTGTCGCGCAATGGCGAGGTGCTCTCGCGCGGCAACGGTGCGGCGTGCCTTGGCAACCCGCTCAATGCCGCGGTCTGGCTTGCCGATCGCATGGCACAACTCGGCACGCCGCTGCGCGCGGGCGACGTGGTGCTCACCGGCGCGCTCGGTGCGATGGTCCCGGTAACCGGGGCCGGCACGTTCGTGACGGAAATTCATGGCCTGGGCAGCGTACGCGCCACGTTCGCATGAGAACCCCCGAGGACGCCTGGACGAGCATCGAGAGGTAACAAGCGCGATTCCCGAGATATCACATGACCGCCGACAAGAGCGGACTTTCCTGAAACCGGAGACAAAGCAATGCAAGCATCATCACCGCAAGGCGCGGCGCCCACGAAGGGTAGCCTCGCGACCATCGGACTGTGTCTGGCCATCGCCCTGCTCGAGGGCCTGGACCTGCAATCGGCCGGCGTGGCGGCACCGCGCATCGCCAAGGAGTTTGCGCTGTCGGTGGCGCAGATGGGATGGGCGTTCAGCGCAGGAGCCATCGGCCTGCTGCCAGGCGCCGCGCTCGGCGGGCGTCTTGCCGACCGCTGGGGACGCAAACGGGTGCTGATGCTGTCGGTCACGCTGTTCGGCATCTTCTCGCTCGTCACGGCACACGTCTGGAACTTCGAATCGCTGCTCGCGGCGCGCTTTCTGACCGGTCTCGGCATGGGGGCGGCCATGCCCAACCTGATTGCGCTGTGTGCCGAGGCCGCGCCGGACGGCCAGCGAAACACGGCCGTTGGCGCCATGTATTGCGGCATGCCGTTCGGTGCGGCTTTGGCGGCCGTCATCGGCATCGTCAGTCCGGGCGACGAGGGATGGCGCCACGTGTTCTACGTCGGTGGTTTCGGTCCGTTGCTGATGGTGCCGTTGCTGGGACTTTGTCTGCGTGAGTCCGCGCAGTTCGTTGCTTCGCGTGCCAGACGTGGTTCCGGCACAGCCGCGGCGAACGCCGTGCCGGACGCGACACCGAGCATCACGCACGCGCTTTGGCAGGAAGGGCGCGCTCGTACGACGATTGCATTGTGGGTGAGTTACCTCGGCACACTCATCGTCCTGTACTTCCTGATGAACTGGTTGCCGTCGATGGTCGTGGCCAACGGACTGTCCCGCGCGCAGGCTGGCATGGCCATCATGATGTTCAACATCGGGGGCGGCATCGGCGCGATCGGCATTGCCAGAGTGATGGATCGCTGTTCGCCGCGCCTGACCGTGATCGGCATGTATCTCGGCATTGCGTTGTCGCTGGCCGGATTGTCGGCGGCCAACGGCGCCCTGACGATGGCCTGCGGCGCGTTCTTCTGTGGATTGTTCCTGGTTGGGGGGCAATCGGTGCTGTACTCGATGGCCGGTCAGGCATATGCGACGGAGGTGCGTGGCACGGGCGTGGGCGCGGCCGTGGCCGTCGGGCGTCTCGGTTCGATCCTGGGGCCGCTGATCGCCGGCCAGTTGTTCGCGCTGGGACAGAGTGCGTCGATGCTGGTGTCGTCGAGCATTCCGCTGATCGTGATCGCGGCGATTGCCGCGCTCAGCGTGGTGAGCACGTTCGCGCCGCGCGTTGTCGCCGGGATGGCTCAGCCCGGGCGCTGACCCGGCAGCACCGAGCATCGTCGAATGCCCGGAAGTTTCTTGAGCAGGCGGCGCGTTTCGATGCGAAACGCGCCGCCTTCAACGATTGAATATTCGTAGAGGGAGTCATCATGACGACAACGCAACCGGTTGGCGCGACGCTCACGGAAGCGTCCACGAGCCGTTTCGTGACGATCCGCGACGCGGACACGGAATTTCGCATTCATTACAACGACGCCGGCCATGGCGCCGAGACGGTCGTGATGCTGCACGGCTCCGGGCCGGGCGCGACGGGCTGGGCCAACTTCAGCCGCAACGTCGAGCCGCTGGTCGAGGCCGGTTACCGCGTGCTGCTGGTGGATTGCCCCGGATGGGGAAAAAGCGATCCGGTGGTGAACACCGGATCGCGGTCCGAACTGAACGCACGTGTGCTCAGGGCGGTGCTCGACGCGCTCGACATCGAGCGCGTGCACATCATCGGCAATTCGATGGGCGGACACAGCACGGTGGCGTTCGCGCTGGCGAATCCCGCGCGAATCGGCAAACTGATCCTGATGGGCGGCGGCACCGGCGGTCCGAGCCAGTTCGTGGCCATGCCGACGGAAGGCATCAAGCTGCTCAACGGTCTGTACAAGGCGCCGACGCTCGAGAACCTGAAGCGCATGATGAACGTGTTCGTCTTCGACGCGAGCTCGATCACCGATGCGCTGATGCAAGCCCGGCTCGACAACATGCTCGCGAATCGCGAACACCTCGAGAACTTCGTGAAGAGCCTGGCCGCGAATCCGAAGCAGTTCACCGACTACGGTGCACGACTGGGCGAGGTCGCGGCGCCGACGCTGATCGTCTGGGGACGGGAAGACCGGTTCGTGCCGATGGACGTCGGCCTGCGCCTGCTGGCCGGCTTGCCGAACGCCCAACTGCACGTGTTCAATCGCTGCGGACACTGGGTGCAGTGGGAACACGCGGACGCATTCAATCGCATGGTCATCGACTTCCTGGCGCACTGATGGAAAGGCGCCCGGCGGATTCCGCGGCACGGAGGCGGCGGGCGTCCTGTCGAAGCCCCCAGAACCACGTCACCAACAGGCATGGGATCATGGAGACGATCGAATAGGCGACACCGGCGAGTTGATTCCCTGTGAGATTGACAAGCGTCAGACTGATGAGCGGAAGAAACCCGCCGAACATCACGTTCCCCAACTGCTGCGACAGCCCGAATCCGGTGGTTCGGCTTTGCGGCGGGAACGACTCGGCGATGAAGGCGGGCAGCGGCGCCATGATCATTGCCGTGAGCAGCGCGAGGATCGTAATTAGCGCTGTTACGTACGTCCACTGAGCCGTCAGTACATTCGCGCGGATACCGGTGAAACATGGGTAGGCCGCCGCGCACCAAAGCACGATGCCGATCAGAATCACTCTGGCGCGGCCGATCGCGTCGGACAGCCGCCCGAACAGCGGGTAAGTCGGCGCGGCGATCACGATGGCGATGCCGAGACAAAGACTCGCCCTCACGGTCTCGACTTTCAGGACGTTCTCCAGAAAATAGAGCATGTAGACAATCGATGTGTAGAGCGAGACGGACGTGGAGCCCTGAGCGCCGAACATCGTCACGAAAATCGCTTTCCACGACGTTCTGCTCTTGATCGTATCCTTCAGCGGTGATGCGGAGAGCAACCCTGCGTCCTTGAGTTCGGAGAAAATTGGCGTCTCCGTCATGCCGAGCCGAACCCAGGTGGCAACGACAACGATCGGTGCGGAGAGCAGGAACGGAACGCGCCAGCCCCACGAAAGGAAACTCTCCGGATCCAGAACCCATTTGAGACCGGCGACGATCAGCAACGCGATCAGCAAGCCGACGCTTGCCGTGCTTTGAAGCACGCTCGTCGCCATTCCCTTGCGCCCCGGTGCCGAATGCTCCATCACATAGACGACCGCGGATCCGTACTCTCCGCCGAGCGCGACACCCTGAATGATCCGAAGCAAGAGCAGCGCGACCGGCGCCGCACTACCTATGACGGCGTAGGTGGGCAGACATCCGATACCCACGGTCGCCACGCCCATGATCAACAACGTAATGACGAAGGTTCTCTTTCGCCCGATACGGTCGGACATTGGACTGAAAATCAGCGTGCCTACTGGCCGCGCGACGTAGGCGATGCCGAACGTCGCCACCCCGGCCAGCGCGGCAACCACCCGATCCGCCGATGGCAGGAAAAGTCCCGTGAGCGTCGAGGTCAGGGCGACGTAGACAAAGAAATCGTAGTACTCAAGCAAAGTACCGACGCTTGCGCTGGCGATGATGCGAAACATGCTGGGGCGGGCATTCGCCGCCCGTTGATCGACGAGCATGGGTGTCTCCATGTATGGGTTGTCGGGCCGTTGCGTCGTTAATCGGATCGATCGCGACGTCGGCTCTGTTCTGCCTGCTGCCAGTGCCGCTTTGCCGCGGCCCGATTCTCGAGAAAGGTCGTCACCGCCGCCTTATGCTCACTTCCGCAAAGCAGGATGGCCTGCATGCCGGCAGCCATTTCCAGTGCGGCAGCGAGGGAAGCGGTCGCCGACTGGCGCACCAGACTTTTCGCCATGCGCGCGGCTTTCGGTGGATGCGCAGCAATCTTCCGGGCCAGGGCCAATGCCTCGGCATCGAGGCGATCGTCCGGTACGACCTTCGACACAATGCCCAGGCGACGAGC belongs to Pandoraea pnomenusa and includes:
- a CDS encoding gamma-glutamyltransferase family protein, coding for MTARESVPPAPPTCATGRAGLVTSPHTLASAAGRDVLRQGGNAIEAGIAIAAMLCVTMPHFTGLGGDGFWLLARGEPGDVGDDTPLAISGIGQAARHVPQALRDGGAIPSRGPGSALTTAATVAAWEAAYRVSREQWGGTLSWASLLAPAIAAAEDGFPTSASQDFWYAYRAEEMRDASTWQGFAREFLPDGRAPAVGERFRQPALAWTLRRLADGGPREFYEGELATRLADGLHAAGSPITRDDLAATRVHLTPALTLPYGDGVLATLPPPTQGVTTLQIMGILARLGLKDCAHGSATYYHRLIEAVKQAFIARDRYVADPAFVDVPVATMLSDRYLREAASRIDDRVALDWPHRFQEGDTVYFAATDAAGRAISVLQTIYFDWGSGVMAGDTGVLWHNRGAAFRPAGSAHPNALVPGKRPFHTLNPGMYLRAGRARLLYGTQGADGQPQTLSALLTRLIDYGMPPHEALSYPRFLLGRTFSDSRDNLKLERDAGEAVFASLAERGHAVAPLPPHSPLAGQAGVIAIADDGLASGAHDPRSDGAAMAA
- a CDS encoding EAL domain-containing protein; the encoded protein is MNAFKIHSHDEAAAQSASCAGCRNTAPLPVEIDFAFQPIVDVDTRAVFACEALVRGANGESAYSVLSQIDDAAKYQFDQYCRQTAIARAAALGLDAFLSINFMPNAVYRPEVCIRSTLDAAQANHFPLERIIFETVEGEHLADRTHLVHIFRAYKEYGFLTAIDDFGAGYSGLSLLVDFQPDIIKLDMELLRGIDTDTVRQRIVRNVISMCHDLGIKVVAEGIETRGERDFFIAHGVSLMQGYFFAKPAFKAIPAIDDASYLR
- a CDS encoding sensor domain-containing diguanylate cyclase — protein: MNAPNTDNYDLESEYEALLSFMYLSPVGIVRSDKSGAVDMMNPLAAQLLMPLVRGGSIENIFDSLASVAPELRNLVASFEAERGPVCENHRIFVTPAKDDAVVLACSIIKVSADVLMMVLTDISRQVAAERRARQTESWLAGIYTSVNDFAYFTLDAQGCIDTWNPSIERLTGYEAADVIGHMLSRFYADDEIVLHRSPEHMALTRDDGWHVEEFWCKTRSGRRYWGQLLVAVLREEDGEISGYSAVLRDITERKIHSDNLARLLTTDHLTGVTNRAHFFEIGESEVARSKRNGRTLSLVMLDADHFKQINDNAGHQAGDEVLKRITDEARALLRRSDIVARLGGEEFILLLPSTTAQEAMAVAERLRVAVEQAAIETAVGQLNATISLGVASLEDENQTLQDLLAAADHALYDAKQAGRNCVRGFVVPTEDAANVVGESGNAVST
- a CDS encoding PAS domain-containing protein, giving the protein MWGSAPTFRWCGVRAGPGLHNGRLKGRISGPGEVMPCGGSVDSEFEDVQITALEKLDAQGMDALPFGVIGFTSDAMVTTYNATESKNAGLSPQRVLGKHFFEEVAPCMNNFMVAQRFDDASELDEIIPYVLTLRMRPTPVRLRLLKSAHCATRYVLIERRTGQ
- a CDS encoding DNA-binding transcriptional regulator gives rise to the protein MSKYPNVRGLSRGLLVLRALNAMERGRATPQQLSEATGLHRTTVRRLLETLLEDGFVRRSTSDDTFRLALAVRSLSEGFTDDERIATIAPPIMGQLMQRVVWPSDLTTPDGDAMIIRETTHRFSPLSFHRAMVGRRLPMLFTAAGRAYFGMCPEAEREDILDLLRTGAGGELQQRFASDDAFIRNLVRQTRENGFGSNHGDWLDQRKIGAVAVAVASQGRVLASLNVIYLDQAVSPAEAVRRFVPPLQEAAAQMAAAVAQVDAARQL